One genomic segment of Lampris incognitus isolate fLamInc1 chromosome 2, fLamInc1.hap2, whole genome shotgun sequence includes these proteins:
- the pck1 gene encoding phosphoenolpyruvate carboxykinase, cytosolic [GTP], with translation MPPQIKSQKQNGLRVLQGDLGTLSPAVREFVEANLALCQPDALHICDGSDEENHAILAQLEEQGMIKKLTKYENCWLARTDPRDVARIESRTVIVTSEQRDTVPTPLGGGVSQLGRWMSQEELDKAMSERFPGCMKGRTMYVIPYSMGPVGSPLSKIGVELTDSPYVVASMRVMTRMGKAVLSALGAGEFVRCLHSVGCPLPLKKPLVNNWPCNPEQTLIAHIPDCRKIVSFGSGYGGNSLLGKKCFALRIASRIAKDEGWLAEHMLILGVTNPAGEKKYMAAAFPSACGKTNLAMLCPTLPGWKVECVGDDIAWMKFDDQGNLRAINPENGFFGVAPGTSIKTNPNAMATIIKNTIFTNVAETSDGGVYWEGMDLSLPQGVTITSWKTQTWSPTDGEPCAHPNSRFCTPADQCPIIDPLWESPEGVPIEAIIFGGRRPEGVPLVYEAFSWEHGVFVGAAMRSESTAAAEHKGKMIMHDPFAMRPFFGYNFGQYLSHWLSMADRKDAKLPKIFHVNWFRKSPTSGFLWPGFGENIRVLDWMFRRLKGEAGAMPSAVGYMPSQESLNLQGMKGNVDLEELFSLDQEFWQKEVEAVCKYFDTQVNDDLPNKVAKQLELLQQRVNQM, from the exons ATGCCTCCTCAGATCAAGTCTCAGAAGCAGAACGGCCTCAGGGTCCTGCAGGGCGACCTTGGCACACTCAGCCCAGCCGTCAGGGAGTTCGTGGAGGCAAACTTGGCTCTGTGCCAGCCTGACGCCTTGCACATCTGTGACGGCTCTGATGAGGAGAACCACGCCATCCTCGCCCAGCTCGAGGAGCAGGGCATGATCAAGAAGTTGACCAAATATGAAAACTG CTGGCTGGCGAGGACAGATCCCAGAGATGTGGCTCGTATTGAGAGCAGGACAGTGATCGTGACCTCGGAGCAGAGGGACACCGTGCCCACGCCGCTGGGTGGTGGAGTCAGCCAGCTGGGACGCTGGATGTCCCAGGAAGAGTTGGACAAGGCCATGTCTGAACGCTTCCCCGGCTGCATGAAAG GCCGTACCATGTATGTGATCCCCTACAGTATGGGCCCGGTGGGATCCCCGCTGTCCAAGATAGGAGTGGAGCTGACGGACTCTCCCTATGTGGTAGCCAGTATGCGGGTGATGACACGCATGGGCAAGGCTGTCCTATCTGCCCTGGGAGCTGGGGAGTTCGTCCGCTGTCTGCACTCCGTTGGTTGCCCCCTGCCACTCAAAA AGCCCCTTGTGAACAACTGGCCTTGTAACCCGGAGCAGACCTTGATTGCCCACATCCCAGACTGTCGGAAGATCGTGTCCTTCGGTAGCGGCTACGGAGGAAACTCCCTGCTGGGGAAGAAATGCTTTGCCCTTCGCATCGCCTCCCGCATCGCCAAGGATGAGGGCTGGCTGGCCGAGCACATGCTG ATCCTGGGCGTCACAAACCCGGCCGGGGAGAAGAAGTACATGGCAGCTGCCTTCCCTAGTGCCTGTGGTAAAACCAATCTGGCCATGCTATGCCCAACCCTGCCCGGCTGGAAGGTCGAATGTGTGGGAGACGATATTGCCTGGATGAAATTTGATGACCAAG GCAACCTTCGTGCCATCAACCCGGAGAACGGCTTTTTCGGTGTTGCACCCGGCACCTCCATCAAGACCAACCCCAATGCAATGGCAACCATCATTAAGAACACCATATTCACCAATGTGGCAGAGACAAGTGATGGGGGTGTGTACTGGGAGGGAATGGACCTATCACTGCCTCAGGGAGTCACCATCACATCCTGGAAGACCCAGACCTGGAGCCCGACAGATG GTGAGCCCTGTGCCCACCCCAATTCGCGGTTCTGTACCCCAGCAGACCAGTGCCCCATCATCGACCCTCTGTGGGAGTCCCCCGAAGGCGTGCCCATTGAGGCCATCATCTTTGGAGGGCGCAGGCCTGAGG gtgTTCCTCTGGTATATGAGGCCTTCAGCTGGGAGCATGGAGTGTTTGTCGGGGCAGCCATGAGGTCAGAGTCCACAGCAGCAGCTGAACACAAAG GCAAGATGATCATGCATGACCCCTTCGCCATGCGACCCTTCTTTGGCTATAACTTCGGCCAATACCTCTCACACTGGCTCAGCATGGCTGACCGAAAGGACGCCAAACTCCCCAAGATCTTCCACGTCAACTGGTTCCGTAAGAgccccacatctggtttcctctGGCCCGGTTTTGGCGAGAACATCCGCGTCCTGGACTGGATGTTCAGGAGGCTGAAAGGCGAGGCTGGCGCCATGCCCTCCGCCGTGGGCTACATGCCCTCCCAAGAGTCCCTGAACCTCCAGGGGATGAAGGGAAACGTGGACCTGGAGGAGCTGTTCTCCCTGGATCAGGAGTTCTGGCAAAAGGAGGTGGAGGCGGTGTGCAAGTACTTCGACACGCAGGTGAATGACGATCTGCCTAACAAGGTGGCCAAACAACTGGAGCTGCTGCAGCAGAGGGTGAACCAGATGTAG